The window GCCGAAGTGCTCATCCTGCATCAAAGATCTCTATGTAAAACTCTCTTCAATCTGTTTCTACCAATTGCCAAGAATCATAATTCGCAAGGTTTGACATACCTTTGGTGTGTAAAGGACACACAAGCATTCAGAAAGAAGTTCATTCCTTTCAGCTGTTGAGCAAGATGTGATGAATTTTATGTTATTGGAGACCCCTTCCTTTTCAGCTAAATCTTTAAGCTCTTCTAAGTATTCCACATTCTCCTTCAACCGTTTATCAAAGCCACCTGGCACAATTTATGACAATTGGATTTTTACTCATTGAATGTGCACAAATGCTTCAAAGTGAAATGAACGAGTCATGTATGGGTTGTTCAAACTTAAGACGCAGCAATTCTACCtagaaaatacatttaaattagAGCAGAATGCCATACGAAGGCCTTCGAATATAACTAACCTAACACACCAAGCAGGTGGAAATCAATCAATTTCTAACTCGCAACTTTTTCCAAGTCCAACCAAATTTTACCCTATTTTAGTTTTCAGACTAATGAATTGACAGGTACCAAAAACTTACACTCAGTGATAAATTCTGACAACATTCAAAGatccttaataaaaaattatcggGTTAAATACAAGGAAGATGTTCCTGTATTGATCCTCCAAACTTGCACAACAGAGTGCTTGGTTTCTTGCATTTGATGACCAATTTTTATCAGCATATACTAATGGATCACATCCAGATAGCTTAGCAAAAGGTGGcttaattattccaattttatttttttggaaggctGAAATGTGTATTATTAATTGTTCTATTTAGCAGATATTTGATGCCTTTCAATAATATTTGCTCATCGTTTTCTGCTCAAAATTTGTACAAATACACTTCTTGTCAGTCTcagataaataaatttgtgcTATTCTATGTTAAATgttatatcaaataaaaaaattaattttttctctgTAATATTATGTTATTCTGATTCACTATCCTAGAAAAGTGCTGATGACTTATAGTGATAACCAAACCAAATGAACTTATTATCATGTGACCTAAATTGCCTTGTTTAAAACAATATGAAGATCTAATTCTTAAACAGATAAGGTTTGTAACCTTGTCATAACTATACAGTCCACCTCTCATTTGATGGCAACGAACAAGGTTTAATAAATGAACTTTCTGTCACCACATAATGGTTAATAAATACCCATTTAGTTAAGtaattataatagaaaataaacttaATGCACTTTCCACGACAATTATGAAAAGGTTCACTAAGAAAAACATTGACAAATCCCAGTTAATGCACCTGTTTGAGAAATGATTGCACCACAAAGCCACACTAGATAATTTACACACAAACTGCAAGATTGAGCAGATTCTGCAGAACAACAAAGTCCCTTGAAATGATAGAAAGAGAATATTAGAGTTCTGAAACTCAACTACAAACCAAACATAACTTTCATTTAAAATCATGTTTTCTATCTTGAAAATGAAGATAACCATACCAAACTCCAGTATGAGGCACCTACATCAGAACAGATACTCCCATCCCATGACAATTAGTATGCACATAACATTACCATAATATCTATCATCGGAAACACAGGCATAAATAAAACATGCTCACCTACAATAGTCAAAGAAGCATTAGTAATATCTTTATGCTTAAGAACTCCTTCGGGTGAGTTAAGCATAGCAAAAGCTGAAATAGCTAATTGTATATTCTTCTTCCTTTCAAAGCGATTGATGGAAAGAAAATTCAGCCTACAACAGAAGAAACAAACCAAATTAAGACTATGATTCTATACATAATGTTTGTAGAATTGGATATAAGAATTAGCTACATGCATAATCTCATAAAGCATCAACCATATATCTACAAACATGTCATTTACTTAAAGGAACTGGGTTCATTGAACTGATCCACATTAACAGCTGGATATAGAACAGCTGGTCGAATTCCTTTAGCATCTAGATACTTAAAAGTATTCGCAAAAGTAGATGCAGTGAACTTGCTGTTAACAAGTATCAAATCAGCTATTCCTGCAATTCGGCAAAGCTTAATAAGATGCATGATTCAACATGTACACTAGAAAATATATTCAGAgggaaaaaaacaaagcaagtaTACAAAGTCAAACCAGTTGTTATTTCTTCTGCATAGTCTATTGGTTTTCTATACATTCTCCTAATGAAAGTTGAATGTTGCGCCAACAACAAATCCGGAAAATGACAGTAGAATACAACCTaccaaagaaaatgaaacaacTAAGAATTGAAGATGTCAAATCTTAAATtcacatgatttatttttcttcctcttttggctacctttgttgatcttttgattttcaaGATGGGAATAACCACAGAGACTTGATCTGCCAGGATAACATCAAATGAATGCCACATGAAAAGTACACAGAAAGCAACAAATAGGCACCGAAGGTATGCACACAATGCATGAAAATGGTAGAATATATGCCGGGGAAGAAAGGAACCATACACAGTAACCGGAAAGGTACCTGAAACAGTCACAAGTCAAAACCATGACTTAATGGCAATGCTATTCTTTATAAAGGACAGAaatgtctgtgtgtgtgtgtgtatatgagCATAATCAATTCTCACCAGATGTCAAACTTTTCAACTTACACCACTTAAcaacttttttgtaaaatacaaaattaatcaaTCTAACTTTTGAACAGAAAGTTCTTACACAGTAGatcatgtttataaaattttatacaaaaatgaaaaactattGCTACTTTATGACACTACTTTTTTTGACAGataatatgttatttaaaatataagtaaatgtgCATTGCTAGATAAGATAACAAATGTTCATTTTATGTGGAATTTGATAAACAAGATTAGAAAGATAACATACCACCACCTGTtagattgattaaaaaatactattctaAAAGTTATTAAATGGTGTAAGTGGAAAAGTTTGACACATGTGGTCAATTGATTCtgtcacacacacatatatgcaTAGAGAGAGATTCACCAGCAACAGTTTCCTCAAAGCATCTGTTTTTATCATGATGTGCAGTAAAAACATGAACTTTATGGCCTTGGGATGCAAGCTCAACAGCAGCATCCACAATCAATCTTTCAGCTCCACCTACAAAAACAATCACAAGGTAATGGGAAATCAACTACTGGGAAGACCATAGCGAAATATTGTttcatcttatttaaaaaaaattaaattagttgaAATTCCATAAAAATTGTTGGGTTTTTATTTGAATAGAATGGAAAGCAATGGGGAGAGTGGTTATTTACCTATGCCAAGATCTGGGTGAATTATTGCAATGTTCAGTTTTGAGCTTGTTACCTTCGCCATGTCGAGGGTAAAGATAGGAACTTTGAGGTGAAAATAACAAACCCAGAAATCGTTCGCCGGCAGCTATGGCGTTATGGCGGTGGCGGAATCCGAAGGGCGAAGGGGGTTCTAACCCTTGTTTCGAATGAGGGAAACGTCGTCGTTTGGAAGCACCACgcaaaatgacttaaataaattagatgCAGTAATATTTTACTCaacttcaaataattaaaaactaaatgattattttggtttttccaTCAGTAAATAGGTGGTCGGGGGTGTGCAgttagaaggaaaaaataaaaagaatcattACTAAGTCTGCATGTGTATGTGATCGTACTTGAGTTGGCAAAGAAAAAATTTGTAGAATCATAATTGTCAAGAATTAGGGGACAACATAACAAAATccatttgtttgtaattttttcttacaaaatcacaattttgttaGGAAATTCACACTATAAACGTGCACGTGTAATAAAGTTACAGAGCAtggataaaaatacataattccTTCCCTCtagctttcttcttctcttcatcttctttaGGAGGTGCAAGATCCTCGAAACCAACTTCTCATACTCAACACCTAGCATTTAGTGCTTTCATTGAGAGCCCATGGCTGCCTTCCATGGCTACCATACCAGCTTCAACTATCGCAACCCACACCACTCGCCAAACAGAACTCCAATGGTTGCCTTCCATGGTTGCCATTCCAACCCCTGCAATCCACAGCACCCGCCAAACTACCTTGAACTTTCTCCCGCTGATGTGGACTGCCTCGAGGCCGCCTTGGCCAAACTTATCCTCAGTCAACTCAACCTCACTGCTGTCTTCGACACCTTGGCCACCACCATCGACAACTTTCTTCAACGACTGAGCCCTCGTAATCCCACTCCACATTTTTCATCGCCCGTCCCTGTGCAAGCACCAACTGTCATCATATCGACTCCACTCATATCAACTCTACGGCTCATGTTGACTCCGCCGCCCATGCCGCCGTCGTCGCCCATGCTGACTCCGCTGCCCATGTCACCTCTGTCGTCCATGTCGATTGCACCTCCATGTCCTGCACCCGTGCAACCATTCCTTCCACCATTGTCGGGTCTGCTTCCTATGCATGTTCTTCATCTGCTTAATCTCGGTCTCATTCGCACCACCATTTCCTTCAACATTGTTCCTCTATATGGGATTGCCATGGCAGCATACAAGCTCCAATCAGTTGCCTTTGCATTATGCTCAACTGTTAAATCAGGTGTAATTCGCCGAAATAGACCTTGGGATCCCGACATCACTTTTGGAAGCCATGCGTTGAATCccaacaccttgaggacaaggtgtttttgCAAGGGCCGTGAAATGATAGAGAGACagaggtgcaggaagcaactaACAGTGAACCTAGCAACCAGGGGTGCAActagaaggaaaaacaaaaagaaccatTATCAAGCCTGCATGTGTGATCGTGGCTGAGTTGGCAAGGAGAAAATCTGCAGGATCATGGTTGTCGAGAGTTAGGGGACAACAATATCAGAATTCATTTGCTTGTAATCTTTTCCTAGCACAGAATCACAATTATGTTAGAGTGTGTTTAGATgaggaaatttaaaattctaaagaatttaaaattttgagaatttcaaatgtttcaatttaaattctttcatttctaaaattttgtgtttggataaaaaattagatttcttcatttttaaaattttgtgtttggataaagaaattaaatttcttcattttcaaaattgcaGCAAAAGATGAAACTCaaacaatagaaattaaataacatcTGAAATTGCAACCAATCAATCACCTTGTCGAGGAAATTCTTATGCATTCAAAATGCTTTTAGTTGAATTGAAATAGTTAGGAAGTTGACTAACTCAACCCCCCTTaacaattaaacaaaacaaacaaacaaacaaataaaacaagaaaaaggatcAGTCTCTAAGGTTTAGTAACACTTATCTTGTGTCAGTACTTGAGTGAATgaaagtgagagagagaggggggggggggggtaccTCCGACGAGTGCAGCATAAGCTAGAGTGAATTTCTGAGACATTAATAGAGGCATTTTCCTCTTGTCACCGTCAGATCCTTCCTCGCCCTTGCTATTAtcacctcctccttctcctccaccTCCACCGTCGTCGCCGTTACCGTTGGCACTGTCGCCGCTATTATCGAGATCGTGTTGAGTTAGGTCAAGCAAAGTAGCGGCCTTGGAGTCGGAAGTGACAGCGGCGTACACGTGTGGATTGGAACGTGTCAAGGAACCGAATGCAGCAGCAGCAGGGAAATGAGATTGAGAGCGAAAGAGAGAGATATTTAAGTTAactaaaatgaatttgaaatgaaagaatttgaaatgctaatatttaagttaactaaaatcccttatcaaaatactcaaatttcaatttcttttcaaatttttatccaatcatcttatttaattgaaaagtaattaaaatcctttaaaaaattgaattatcctattaaatttctccatccaaacatactcttaGGGAATTCACACtataaatatgcatgtgtaaTAAAGCTGCAAAACATGAATGAAAATACAGAATTCCTTCCCTATAGCTTTcttattctctttttcttctttaggAGGTATTAGACCCTCAAAACTAGCTTCTCATGCTCAACACCTATCAGTGGTCAGAGAATGAAATTTGTGTTTCATCCACAAATTTTTCATGTACGTtggattttataatataatatttaatgagtGGGTTGTTTCGTCTAACCTATAGTAATagttaaataatgttttaaagaCAAATGTATAATGCTTTTTGTactctttttttaaatgaaaatgattaatatTGATGTGTTTTATCCATTTATCCTTTCATTAATTgatatattatgaaaaatagCGATTGTCATCAGCTTTGTAGTAAGTGATAGCGAGGTCTTAAGTGAGAAAATTATTTGATACTTGTTCTCTTTTTGTCAATGGCGGAAggcaaacattattgttttaagAGACTAAATCCTccatttttgttaatttgaaGGTAATGCCCATTGTCTGAGGCTAATGTTTGGCGAAGATGAGGTTGTTTAGTTGATTAGAAAGTTGTAGTGTCATGAttgatttattagtttttgttgtCGTGGTATAGTTGATGGAAGTTTATTGACAATCGTGGTATGTATGTTATGGTTGATAAGATTGATATTTAATGTCTGTGTGTTTGATGAGATCGACAATAATAATTCAATGAAAGAACCGGTTTGATACATATTGATATTTAACAATTCTCCTTGAATTTTAATGGGGAAAAAGGATAATGATGTCTTATTATCTCATTAATAACAAATTCATCTTTgtctattaaaataatataaaatttatattattaaaaaataaaaaaaccaacaaacttaaaataagatattagattTCTTTGTGCACAAACATTAAGAATTTACTCGTGAATGGAAGCGCATGAAGGAAATAATTTAGTTCatgaaagaataattttttttatttggttcttaaatagttaaaaaaatgtgataggATCATCCTCACATTAGTTTGTTGGCcactttataattaattttaatattttaaaataaattatatatttaataatttaaaataagttcAA of the Glycine max cultivar Williams 82 chromosome 13, Glycine_max_v4.0, whole genome shotgun sequence genome contains:
- the LOC100800839 gene encoding alpha-1,3/1,6-mannosyltransferase ALG2 isoform X1 translates to MAKVTSSKLNIAIIHPDLGIGGAERLIVDAAVELASQGHKVHVFTAHHDKNRCFEETVAGTFPVTVYGSFLPRHIFYHFHALCAYLRCLFVAFCVLFMWHSFDVILADQVSVVIPILKIKRSTKVVFYCHFPDLLLAQHSTFIRRMYRKPIDYAEEITTGIADLILVNSKFTASTFANTFKYLDAKGIRPAVLYPAVNVDQFNEPSSFKLNFLSINRFERKKNIQLAISAFAMLNSPEGVLKHKDITNASLTIVGGFDKRLKENVEYLEELKDLAEKEGVSNNIKFITSCSTAERNELLSECLCVLYTPKDEHFGIVPLEAMAAYKPVIACNSGGPVESIKNGVTGFLCDPTPLEFSLAMAKLISDPQEADNMGREARRHVVESFSTKSFGQHLNRYLVDIHRGKED
- the LOC100800839 gene encoding alpha-1,3/1,6-mannosyltransferase ALG2 isoform X2, which translates into the protein MAKVTSSKLNIAIIHPDLGIGGAERLIVDAAVELASQGHKVHVFTAHHDKNRCFEETVADQVSVVIPILKIKRSTKVVFYCHFPDLLLAQHSTFIRRMYRKPIDYAEEITTGIADLILVNSKFTASTFANTFKYLDAKGIRPAVLYPAVNVDQFNEPSSFKLNFLSINRFERKKNIQLAISAFAMLNSPEGVLKHKDITNASLTIVGGFDKRLKENVEYLEELKDLAEKEGVSNNIKFITSCSTAERNELLSECLCVLYTPKDEHFGIVPLEAMAAYKPVIACNSGGPVESIKNGVTGFLCDPTPLEFSLAMAKLISDPQEADNMGREARRHVVESFSTKSFGQHLNRYLVDIHRGKED
- the LOC100800839 gene encoding alpha-1,3/1,6-mannosyltransferase ALG2 isoform X3, with product MLLLSLHPKAIKFMFLLHIMIKTDALRKLLLVPFRLLYQVSVVIPILKIKRSTKVVFYCHFPDLLLAQHSTFIRRMYRKPIDYAEEITTGIADLILVNSKFTASTFANTFKYLDAKGIRPAVLYPAVNVDQFNEPSSFKLNFLSINRFERKKNIQLAISAFAMLNSPEGVLKHKDITNASLTIVGGFDKRLKENVEYLEELKDLAEKEGVSNNIKFITSCSTAERNELLSECLCVLYTPKDEHFGIVPLEAMAAYKPVIACNSGGPVESIKNGVTGFLCDPTPLEFSLAMAKLISDPQEADNMGREARRHVVESFSTKSFGQHLNRYLVDIHRGKED